In Mycobacterium sp. Aquia_216, a genomic segment contains:
- a CDS encoding carbonic anhydrase, protein MDTIETLTQRNSDFAGHGFVAGLRIVPQLKTLLVGCLDPRVDPTQILGIELGEVGVIRNIGGRVTPDVLAEIALLVTLTKALGGTLGPGWDLIVLQHTDCGILRLQDPPDKLAQLFDVDPESLGDKYVGDPRAAVEADIATLRDSPLMPGALRVTGMVYDVETGRIDTVVGSAVLRPDPGNV, encoded by the coding sequence ATGGACACCATCGAGACCCTGACTCAACGCAACAGTGACTTCGCCGGCCACGGTTTCGTTGCTGGATTGCGGATCGTGCCGCAGCTCAAAACTCTGCTGGTCGGCTGCCTGGATCCGCGGGTCGATCCCACGCAGATCTTGGGTATTGAACTCGGAGAGGTGGGCGTGATCCGCAATATTGGGGGCCGCGTGACCCCTGACGTGCTGGCTGAGATCGCGCTCTTGGTGACCCTGACGAAGGCTTTGGGGGGAACCCTCGGTCCGGGGTGGGATCTGATCGTGTTGCAGCACACCGATTGCGGCATCCTGCGGTTGCAAGATCCCCCGGACAAGCTTGCCCAATTATTCGATGTCGATCCCGAGTCGCTGGGTGACAAATATGTCGGCGATCCGCGGGCCGCTGTCGAGGCCGACATCGCCACGCTGCGGGACTCTCCGCTGATGCCGGGAGCCTTGCGGGTGACGGGGATGGTTTACGACGTCGAAACGGGACGGATCGACACCGTCGTCGGCTCGGCGGTGCTGCGCCCAGATCCTGGCAATGTGTGA
- a CDS encoding NmrA family NAD(P)-binding protein: MSASQLLVTGATGATGYAAVKALQGSGNSVRALVHQDDRRVERLRTMGAEIVLGDLLDIDSVRSALDGVDAAYFVYPIKPRLIDATAYFAQAAEEAGVQAIVNLSQRTSHRHSKSHAAQNHWIAERVFDWSAVPTTHLRPTLFAEWILYPFVLQRITDNDVLALPFGSGRFAPIAALDQGRAIAAVLSNPGAHAGRTYLLNGPAVLDGEEIAAGLSEALGRSIRYVPLPIEEYQAAAAAVPQLADFFAQHIGAVVAELTQGLLSATNNTVEELTGIAPMSIQDFARAHSDVLASSKTAGASA, from the coding sequence ATGTCCGCATCACAACTTCTGGTGACCGGCGCGACTGGCGCGACCGGGTACGCCGCGGTAAAGGCATTGCAAGGCAGCGGCAACTCAGTGCGCGCGTTGGTCCATCAGGATGACCGCCGAGTCGAAAGACTGCGCACAATGGGTGCCGAGATCGTGCTGGGTGACCTGCTCGATATCGACAGCGTCCGATCAGCGCTCGATGGTGTTGATGCGGCTTACTTCGTCTACCCCATCAAGCCCCGGCTCATCGACGCCACCGCCTACTTCGCGCAAGCTGCTGAGGAGGCGGGCGTGCAGGCCATCGTCAATCTGTCGCAACGGACCTCACACCGCCACTCCAAAAGCCACGCCGCCCAGAATCATTGGATAGCCGAGCGAGTGTTCGATTGGTCTGCGGTGCCGACCACCCATCTGCGGCCTACGCTCTTCGCCGAATGGATTCTCTATCCTTTTGTGCTGCAGCGCATTACCGATAACGACGTGCTGGCCTTGCCGTTCGGTTCCGGACGGTTCGCGCCGATCGCCGCCTTGGACCAGGGCCGTGCTATTGCCGCCGTTCTATCGAATCCTGGCGCGCACGCGGGCCGGACCTATCTCCTCAATGGTCCGGCCGTGCTCGATGGCGAGGAAATCGCCGCTGGTCTCAGTGAAGCCCTGGGGCGAAGCATTCGATACGTCCCACTTCCGATCGAGGAGTACCAGGCGGCGGCCGCGGCGGTCCCGCAGCTGGCTGACTTTTTCGCTCAGCACATCGGAGCCGTGGTCGCCGAATTGACCCAGGGTCTGCTCTCGGCCACCAACAACACCGTCGAGGAACTTACCGGTATCGCCCCGATGAGCATCCAGGATTTCGCGCGAGCACACAGCGACGTGCTCGCGTCCAGTAAGACCGCCGGCGCATCGGCCTGA